A single Agrococcus sp. ARC_14 DNA region contains:
- a CDS encoding MFS transporter, with protein sequence MNLVALAYLGSHFLSLLGNGIAAVALPLIVLQITGSPLSMGVISASTAVPAVLIGLLAGFVLDRWNRRNISVASDLISAASVAALPVVDMLWGLELWWFVALGILGSFGDVPGGTAREVLVAAVVRRSGVSLERLVGVRQTLTSAALVVGPALTGTLVALVGPSAVFFITAGTSAAAALLTLVIPREAGRVPKSDALAETPWRQVIGGFSVLRHSRFLVATIVLIVGLTTVGGGLQGLVLPLHFSMIARPELLGLVLTSMAGGMLAGALLFSAISTRLSRRAWLTMGFAALTVGYLALSTLASLPVIFISAGLVGVSNALLGAVLGVLQVEKTPERARGRVLALQNTALQLAAPLGIGGAGIVAELSSPVVAGLAVSAVWVLALLSVLATRSLHDLERDEAA encoded by the coding sequence ATGAACCTCGTCGCGCTCGCCTATCTCGGCTCTCACTTCCTCTCACTGCTCGGCAACGGCATCGCCGCGGTCGCGCTGCCGCTCATCGTGCTGCAGATCACCGGCAGCCCCCTCAGCATGGGCGTGATCTCCGCCTCGACCGCCGTGCCCGCGGTGCTCATCGGGCTCCTCGCCGGCTTCGTGCTCGACCGCTGGAACCGACGCAACATCTCCGTCGCATCCGACCTCATCTCGGCCGCATCCGTCGCTGCCCTGCCCGTGGTCGACATGCTGTGGGGCCTCGAGCTCTGGTGGTTCGTAGCGCTCGGCATCCTCGGGTCGTTCGGGGATGTGCCGGGTGGCACCGCGCGGGAGGTGCTCGTCGCGGCCGTGGTGCGGCGCAGCGGCGTCTCGCTCGAGCGGCTCGTGGGCGTGCGGCAGACGCTGACCTCGGCGGCGCTGGTCGTCGGGCCCGCGCTCACGGGCACGCTCGTCGCGCTGGTCGGGCCGAGCGCCGTCTTCTTCATCACCGCCGGCACGTCGGCGGCAGCTGCCCTGCTCACGCTCGTGATCCCGCGGGAGGCGGGCCGGGTGCCGAAGAGCGACGCGCTGGCCGAGACGCCGTGGCGGCAGGTGATCGGCGGCTTCTCCGTGCTGCGGCACAGCCGCTTCCTGGTGGCGACGATCGTGCTGATCGTGGGCCTCACGACCGTCGGCGGTGGGCTGCAGGGGCTCGTGCTGCCGCTGCACTTCTCGATGATCGCGCGGCCCGAGCTGCTCGGGCTCGTGCTCACCTCGATGGCGGGCGGCATGCTGGCCGGCGCGCTGCTGTTCTCGGCGATCAGCACCCGCCTCTCGCGTCGGGCCTGGCTGACCATGGGCTTCGCGGCGCTCACCGTGGGCTACCTCGCGCTCTCGACGCTCGCCTCGCTGCCGGTCATCTTCATCAGCGCCGGCCTGGTGGGCGTGAGCAACGCGTTGCTGGGCGCCGTGCTCGGTGTGCTGCAGGTCGAGAAGACTCCCGAGCGCGCCCGCGGTCGAGTGCTCGCGCTGCAGAACACGGCGCTGCAGCTCGCCGCGCCGCTGGGCATCGGCGGCGCCGGCATCGTCGCCGAGCTGAGCTCTCCGGTGGTGGCCGGGCTGGCGGTCTCGGCTGTGTGGGTGCTGGCGCTGCTCAGCGTCCTCGCAACGAGGTCGTTGCATGATCTGGAGCGTGACGAGGCAGCCTGA